One genomic segment of Lysobacter sp. 5GHs7-4 includes these proteins:
- a CDS encoding spore coat U domain-containing protein: MTRIQSWLSTVLLAAAALYAPASQAQTATTTFNVTLTIQSSCTVNTPAATNVAFGTHPSTDIDIDAVGQLNVNCTPGTGYTIALDEGLNAGGGGVAARAMINGASDLVPYQLYADAGRTAIWGETVGTDTVAGVGTGAVQAYPVYGRVPSASFPAASYADTITATVAY, translated from the coding sequence ATGACACGGATTCAATCCTGGCTTTCCACCGTTCTGCTGGCCGCCGCCGCGTTGTATGCGCCGGCCTCTCAGGCGCAGACGGCCACCACCACGTTCAACGTCACGCTCACCATTCAGAGCAGCTGCACGGTGAATACGCCGGCCGCCACCAATGTGGCCTTCGGCACGCATCCCTCCACCGACATCGACATCGATGCGGTCGGCCAGTTGAACGTCAATTGCACGCCCGGCACGGGCTACACCATCGCGCTGGATGAGGGGCTCAATGCCGGCGGTGGCGGGGTCGCGGCGCGGGCGATGATCAACGGCGCGTCGGATCTGGTGCCGTATCAGCTCTATGCCGATGCGGGGCGCACCGCGATCTGGGGCGAGACCGTCGGCACCGACACCGTGGCCGGCGTCGGCACGGGCGCGGTGCAGGCGTATCCGGTGTACGGCCGCGTGCCCAGCGCCAGCTTCCCCGCGGCGAGCTACGCCGACACGATTACCGCCACCGTCGCGTACTGA
- a CDS encoding fimbria/pilus outer membrane usher protein — MSALASVSPRAMVAPPCGRLFAALLMAALSAPPRDAGAQQSPDGSVAAADIPRAQAGPYDDEQVLYLEVVLNRTRQARLTRFVHREGRMHARPDDLRGMGFALADQGVAEEIALDTLPGVQARYDIAHQRIDIDAPLSLLALATTRLNLRGGAAAPVTATAPGLLLNYDLYASHDRDSSGLTASGELRAFGIGPGVYSTSAVARGYRSRDGGWRGEHVRLQSSWELSFPEAALTLTVGDAYSGFLDWTRPVRLGGVQIGRNFGLQPYRVTTPLPTFLGEVAVPSVVDLYVGGVRQYRGEVPVGPFQLSTVPGIDGAGNAQLLITDAYGRTRSLDLPFYASRSLLARGLSDWSLSVGLVREDYGIRSFSYASKPVASGSLRYGVSDRLTLESHAEAGGGLRNAGLGGVWLIGRAGVVGISHARSRLEHARGSQTAWSYAWNNGRYHVSIDSQRTRGDYRDIASLYGPPPPEVSERALAGVHLAWLGNLSLSHVRLRQASDPASPWRPIDARYVGVAWTRNFGRDWSANLSYQRNLDDRKDRSLFLGVAMALDGDRRLDTSWQRSSGRDNALVDLSRPIPGDGGAGWRVQLQAGDGGNGGLAEAGWLTDHGRLGLGLAHRGGEAYGYAQASGGLVWMGGRGFATRRVDDAFAVVSTDGIADVPVRLENRPIGRTDADGLLLVVPLNAWQRNKLSIDPMALPAAMRIADTERIATPSDRAGARVRFAIAPVRAALVVLHDGAGRPLPLGARVRRLGGTDEAVVGYDGEAYLENLEANNRLQVQTPSGRCAVRFDYPDAAARIPRIGPLRCDAEASP, encoded by the coding sequence ATGTCCGCGCTTGCGTCGGTCTCGCCGCGAGCGATGGTCGCGCCGCCATGCGGCCGGCTGTTCGCCGCGCTGCTGATGGCCGCGTTGTCCGCGCCGCCAAGGGATGCCGGCGCGCAGCAGTCGCCCGACGGCAGCGTCGCGGCCGCCGACATTCCGCGCGCGCAAGCGGGTCCGTACGACGACGAGCAGGTGTTGTATCTGGAGGTCGTACTCAATCGCACGCGACAGGCGCGGCTGACGCGCTTCGTGCACCGCGAGGGCCGCATGCACGCGCGGCCTGACGATCTGCGTGGTATGGGCTTCGCCCTGGCCGACCAAGGCGTTGCGGAAGAGATCGCTCTCGACACGTTGCCGGGTGTGCAAGCGCGCTACGACATCGCCCACCAACGCATCGACATCGACGCGCCGCTGTCGCTGCTGGCGTTGGCGACCACGCGATTGAACCTCCGTGGCGGCGCCGCCGCGCCGGTCACCGCCACCGCGCCCGGCCTGCTGCTCAACTACGATCTCTACGCCAGTCACGACCGCGACAGCAGCGGCCTGACCGCCAGCGGCGAGCTGCGTGCGTTTGGGATAGGCCCTGGCGTCTACAGCACGTCGGCGGTCGCGCGCGGCTACCGCAGCCGCGATGGCGGGTGGCGTGGCGAGCACGTGCGCTTGCAGAGCAGTTGGGAGCTGTCGTTTCCCGAAGCGGCGTTGACGCTGACGGTGGGCGATGCCTACAGCGGCTTCCTGGACTGGACGCGGCCGGTGCGGTTGGGCGGCGTGCAGATCGGCCGCAATTTCGGCCTGCAACCCTATCGCGTGACCACGCCGCTGCCGACCTTTCTGGGCGAGGTGGCGGTACCGTCGGTGGTGGACCTGTATGTCGGCGGCGTGCGCCAGTACCGCGGCGAGGTGCCGGTGGGGCCGTTCCAGCTGTCCACCGTGCCCGGCATCGATGGCGCGGGCAACGCGCAGTTGCTCATCACCGATGCCTACGGCCGCACGCGCAGCCTCGACCTGCCGTTCTACGCGAGCCGCTCGCTGTTGGCGCGGGGTTTGTCGGACTGGTCGTTGAGCGTGGGTCTGGTACGAGAGGACTACGGCATCCGTTCGTTCTCCTACGCCAGCAAACCGGTGGCCAGCGGCAGCCTGCGCTATGGCGTCAGCGACAGGCTGACCCTGGAATCGCACGCCGAAGCCGGTGGCGGGCTGCGCAATGCCGGACTGGGCGGCGTGTGGCTGATCGGCCGCGCCGGCGTGGTGGGCATCTCGCATGCGCGCAGCCGGCTGGAACACGCGCGCGGCTCGCAAACCGCCTGGAGTTATGCCTGGAACAACGGACGCTACCACGTATCCATCGACAGCCAGCGCACGCGTGGCGACTACCGCGACATCGCATCGCTGTACGGTCCGCCGCCGCCGGAGGTCAGCGAGCGCGCATTGGCCGGTGTGCACCTCGCCTGGTTGGGCAACCTCAGCCTCAGCCATGTCCGCCTGCGCCAGGCCAGCGATCCGGCCTCGCCCTGGCGTCCCATCGACGCGCGCTACGTCGGCGTCGCCTGGACCCGCAACTTCGGGCGCGACTGGTCGGCCAACCTGTCCTATCAGCGCAACCTCGACGATCGTAAAGACCGCAGTCTGTTCCTCGGCGTCGCCATGGCATTGGACGGCGACCGTCGCCTCGATACGTCCTGGCAACGCAGCAGCGGGCGCGACAATGCGCTGGTCGACCTGAGCCGGCCGATTCCCGGCGACGGCGGCGCCGGCTGGCGCGTGCAGCTGCAGGCCGGCGACGGTGGCAATGGCGGCCTGGCCGAAGCCGGCTGGCTCACCGATCACGGCCGCCTTGGGCTGGGTTTGGCGCATCGCGGCGGCGAAGCTTACGGTTATGCGCAGGCCAGTGGCGGCCTGGTGTGGATGGGCGGGCGAGGCTTCGCGACGCGACGCGTCGACGACGCGTTCGCGGTGGTCAGCACCGACGGGATAGCCGATGTGCCGGTGCGCCTGGAGAATCGCCCCATCGGCCGCACCGATGCCGACGGTCTGCTGCTGGTGGTGCCGCTTAACGCCTGGCAGCGCAACAAGCTGTCCATCGATCCGATGGCCTTGCCGGCGGCGATGCGTATCGCCGATACCGAACGCATCGCCACGCCCAGCGACCGCGCCGGCGCACGCGTGCGCTTCGCGATCGCGCCGGTGCGCGCGGCGTTGGTGGTGCTGCACGACGGCGCCGGCCGACCGCTGCCGTTAGGCGCGCGCGTGCGCCGACTGGGCGGCACGGACGAAGCCGTCGTCGGCTACGACGGCGAGGCCTATCTCGAAAACCTCGAGGCGAACAATCGCCTGCAGGTGCAGACGCCATCCGGCCGCTGCGCGGTGCGGTTCGACTATCCGGATGCCGCGGCCCGCATCCCCCGCATCGGTCCGTTGCGCTGCGACGCGGAGGCCTCGCCATGA
- a CDS encoding APC family permease, with product MHPAATPADGSAPLQGDAALVRALGPFQLGASIINIIVGAGIFMLPALLASRLAYAAPLAFIAGAIAIVPIAMCFSAVGSRAAATGGPYTYVGAAYGPFAGFVAGALMWICNSASSAGVAAALAGQVAQAWPWFAQTLPRASLILGVYAALFALNAFGVRLGARMIVLLATLKLTPLFLLASVGLLFVDWQYVAFGGIGSWSAMGSAMVLVVFAYSGMETALVPTGEVRDPSRHVPRATLSAIAIVVLLYIGLQVVCQGTLGTTLAHSGAPIADAAGAIWAPGRALLLITACISMTGFLMGNLFASSRLLFALGRDGYLPHAYGQVDARHRVPRLALFTHAAAGAVLAVAGSFESLALISGGAICLVFAAVSIAAWRAQRIDLRERGEPFVLPAGPLVPAIAVLTMVAILATMTLREWAAIGVSLAALVLVYGGLRVWRGRTV from the coding sequence ATGCACCCAGCCGCCACACCCGCCGACGGGTCCGCACCGCTGCAAGGCGACGCCGCGCTGGTGCGCGCGCTGGGGCCGTTCCAGCTCGGCGCCTCGATCATCAACATCATCGTCGGCGCCGGCATCTTCATGCTGCCGGCCTTGCTGGCTTCGCGCCTGGCCTACGCCGCGCCGCTGGCCTTCATCGCCGGCGCGATCGCGATCGTGCCGATCGCGATGTGCTTCTCCGCCGTCGGCAGCCGCGCCGCCGCCACCGGTGGGCCCTACACCTATGTCGGCGCGGCGTACGGCCCGTTCGCCGGCTTCGTCGCCGGCGCGCTGATGTGGATCTGCAACAGCGCCTCCAGTGCCGGCGTCGCCGCCGCGCTCGCAGGACAAGTCGCGCAGGCCTGGCCGTGGTTCGCGCAAACACTGCCGCGCGCATCGCTGATCCTGGGCGTGTACGCGGCGCTGTTCGCGCTCAACGCCTTCGGCGTGCGCCTGGGCGCGCGCATGATCGTGCTGCTGGCGACTTTGAAGCTCACGCCGCTGTTCCTGCTGGCTTCGGTCGGCCTGCTGTTCGTGGACTGGCAGTACGTCGCCTTCGGCGGCATCGGTTCCTGGAGCGCGATGGGCAGCGCGATGGTGCTGGTGGTGTTCGCCTACTCGGGCATGGAAACCGCGCTGGTGCCCACCGGCGAGGTGCGCGACCCCTCGCGTCATGTACCGCGCGCGACGCTGTCGGCGATCGCGATCGTGGTGCTGCTGTACATCGGCCTGCAGGTGGTCTGCCAGGGCACGTTGGGCACGACGCTGGCCCACAGCGGCGCACCCATCGCCGACGCCGCCGGCGCGATCTGGGCGCCGGGCCGCGCGCTGCTGCTGATCACCGCCTGCATTTCGATGACCGGCTTCCTGATGGGCAACCTGTTCGCGTCCTCGCGCCTGCTGTTCGCATTGGGCCGCGACGGCTACCTGCCGCACGCCTACGGCCAGGTCGACGCGCGCCACCGAGTGCCGCGCCTGGCCTTGTTCACCCACGCCGCCGCCGGCGCCGTGCTGGCCGTGGCCGGCAGCTTCGAATCGCTGGCGCTGATCTCCGGCGGCGCCATCTGCCTGGTCTTCGCCGCCGTCTCCATCGCAGCGTGGCGCGCGCAGCGCATCGACCTGCGCGAACGCGGCGAACCGTTCGTACTGCCGGCCGGCCCGCTGGTACCGGCGATCGCGGTGCTGACGATGGTGGCGATCTTGGCGACGATGACCTTGCGGGAGTGGGCGGCGATCGGAGTGTCGCTGGCGGCGTTGGTGCTGGTGTATGGCGGTTTGCGGGTGTGGCGCGGGCGGACCGTCTAG
- a CDS encoding spore coat U domain-containing protein, whose protein sequence is MSTTPRDPRLPLRVLLRIALGWCAASPVQAATSCTATATPLNFGTVTGAADVDNSAAVNVTCNTGALTLLATVRVRMCLNIDAGVNGAGQTTPRRMTNSFGDPMQFQIYRDAARSQIWGSASTPATPTPVQIDLQYNAPVLGGSGDASATLFGRVAAQLGLSAGLHSNPFTGIHTRLDYRYAEQLLGTPPYPASCLAGGTGGGSIAFAFTASANVPNHCVIDSASDLNFGGVPGPVAANIDQTSTVTMTCTHRTPWNMALDNGQHASGAQRRMRLGASGNFLSYELYRDSGRTQRWGATIGTDTVAGTGAGSSQSLTVRGRVPAVQSVPAGIYSDVVTVTVTY, encoded by the coding sequence ATGAGCACAACGCCGCGCGATCCCAGGCTGCCGTTGCGCGTGCTGTTGCGTATCGCGCTGGGGTGGTGCGCAGCGTCGCCGGTGCAGGCCGCGACCAGCTGCACGGCCACGGCCACGCCGCTGAATTTCGGTACGGTGACCGGCGCGGCGGATGTCGACAACAGCGCCGCGGTCAACGTCACCTGCAACACCGGCGCGTTGACGTTGTTGGCCACGGTGCGCGTACGCATGTGCCTGAACATCGACGCCGGCGTCAACGGCGCTGGCCAGACCACCCCCCGGCGCATGACCAATAGTTTCGGCGACCCCATGCAGTTCCAGATCTACCGCGATGCCGCGCGCAGCCAGATTTGGGGCAGCGCATCGACGCCGGCCACGCCCACGCCGGTGCAGATCGACCTGCAATACAACGCGCCGGTGCTGGGCGGCAGCGGCGACGCCTCGGCCACTCTGTTCGGCCGTGTGGCCGCGCAACTGGGTCTGTCGGCGGGGCTGCACAGCAATCCGTTCACCGGCATCCACACGCGCCTGGATTACCGCTACGCCGAACAATTGCTGGGCACGCCGCCCTATCCCGCGTCCTGCCTCGCGGGTGGCACCGGCGGCGGCAGCATCGCCTTCGCATTCACCGCCAGCGCCAACGTGCCCAACCATTGCGTCATCGACAGCGCCAGCGATCTGAATTTCGGCGGCGTTCCCGGCCCGGTGGCCGCCAACATCGACCAGACGTCCACGGTCACCATGACCTGCACCCACCGCACGCCGTGGAACATGGCGCTGGACAACGGCCAGCACGCCAGCGGCGCGCAGCGCCGCATGCGCCTGGGCGCCAGCGGAAATTTCCTGAGCTACGAGTTGTACCGCGACAGCGGCCGCACCCAGCGCTGGGGCGCCACGATCGGCACCGATACCGTGGCGGGCACCGGTGCCGGCAGCTCGCAGTCGCTGACCGTGCGCGGGCGCGTGCCGGCGGTGCAGTCGGTGCCCGCCGGGATTTACAGCGACGTGGTCACGGTGACGGTGACCTACTGA
- a CDS encoding VCBS repeat-containing protein has protein sequence MHVLGRWLIAAHLSILAGCTAPSGDGFSTSPKHASSEAQGATELVANSESVASQGRRSGMQVAQVTTGFHFLTGERYRQMTEDGAWLTYDAVAVGDVNGDGRADVVTLPSDRRIHVFVQGADGRLTLSYQSPANRPAISDLALTDLNEDGVLDVVATSIQGMFDARGGLNLLLSDGSGGWTFSQVLGHLEREANNLTAMDVDRDGHMDIVGIMNLADYSMGADCGQTSFSSCPWLRIMYGNGVGGFSQVETVLVKEPYRIHGARAADINGDGLSDLVFLLNGVYGKPGRIVARLGLPQGGFSAQRELHGALISTLVGPVFGDFNGDYRLDSLQVEGNYADVYTHGADGIFSGAALPSYPFINSQPVAADFDGDGYTDLVAMQMRPVPGSPILEPGVAFYLQRNGSLGLPTIGNLHHELGATTMGNYGLASGDLNGDGCRDLVAAAGHEGLWFFYGQGCVPPLGPQMSSGACRINEALPVVMQSPAPDADALSSERKGWRDAASFHVEGRTVGQGLP, from the coding sequence ATGCATGTTCTCGGTCGGTGGCTGATCGCTGCCCATCTATCGATCCTGGCTGGCTGCACTGCGCCGTCAGGGGATGGTTTTTCGACTTCCCCTAAGCACGCTTCCAGCGAGGCGCAGGGTGCGACGGAACTTGTGGCAAACAGTGAGAGCGTCGCATCCCAGGGCCGCCGCTCGGGCATGCAGGTTGCGCAGGTCACTACCGGCTTTCATTTCCTGACCGGTGAGCGCTACCGGCAAATGACAGAAGACGGCGCTTGGCTGACCTACGACGCTGTCGCGGTAGGCGATGTCAACGGCGATGGGCGCGCCGACGTGGTTACGCTTCCTAGCGACCGGCGGATCCATGTGTTCGTTCAGGGAGCGGATGGTCGCTTGACGCTCAGCTATCAATCCCCGGCCAATCGTCCGGCGATTTCCGATCTGGCACTGACTGATCTGAACGAAGATGGCGTGCTGGATGTAGTGGCAACCAGTATCCAGGGAATGTTCGATGCACGCGGAGGATTGAATCTACTGCTTTCCGATGGCTCGGGTGGTTGGACGTTTAGTCAGGTGCTGGGTCACCTGGAGCGAGAGGCCAACAACCTGACGGCGATGGACGTGGATCGCGACGGGCATATGGACATCGTGGGGATCATGAACCTCGCCGACTATTCCATGGGCGCGGACTGCGGCCAAACCTCGTTCAGCTCCTGCCCCTGGCTGCGCATCATGTACGGCAACGGTGTCGGTGGCTTCAGCCAGGTTGAGACTGTTCTGGTGAAGGAGCCTTATCGCATCCACGGCGCTCGTGCGGCGGACATCAATGGAGACGGCCTGAGCGATCTGGTCTTCTTGCTCAACGGGGTATACGGCAAGCCCGGTCGTATCGTGGCGCGTCTGGGATTGCCCCAGGGCGGGTTTTCGGCGCAGCGCGAGCTGCATGGTGCGCTGATAAGCACGCTGGTCGGGCCCGTGTTCGGCGACTTCAACGGGGACTACCGATTGGACTCGTTGCAGGTGGAGGGGAACTATGCCGACGTGTATACCCACGGTGCGGATGGCATCTTTTCGGGAGCTGCCTTGCCTAGCTATCCATTCATCAACTCGCAGCCTGTTGCGGCCGATTTCGATGGCGATGGATATACCGATCTGGTTGCCATGCAAATGCGCCCCGTGCCGGGATCGCCAATTCTTGAGCCCGGCGTGGCTTTTTACTTGCAGCGCAATGGCAGCTTAGGGCTACCGACGATCGGTAATCTCCACCACGAGCTTGGTGCAACGACGATGGGAAATTACGGCTTGGCTTCCGGAGACCTGAATGGCGACGGGTGCCGTGATCTGGTGGCCGCCGCTGGCCACGAAGGGCTATGGTTCTTCTATGGTCAGGGTTGCGTGCCCCCGCTCGGTCCACAAATGTCTTCAGGCGCATGCAGGATCAATGAAGCCTTGCCTGTCGTGATGCAGTCGCCCGCGCCTGATGCGGACGCGCTGTCGAGCGAGCGAAAAGGATGGAGAGACGCTGCAAGCTTCCACGTCGAGGGCCGGACGGTGGGCCAGGGTTTGCCATAG
- a CDS encoding phytase, with amino-acid sequence MRLRTAPLMTLPLIGTLLLSACATVDRAEREPDETGAEPMLATAQVPHAVVHEAFLTANTPDENVDSPASWIAPDGRVLLLATSKKTSRLMIYDGDTGAELRRYGSAGGQPGQFLRPNGIAVHGDRVYVVERDNRRVQVLQLPGLESLGSFGTAELKQPYGLWVRDTAEGRVEVLVSDAYMAGEDANGDEIPPPLEQLNARYKGYEVSGTGAFTARYVGAFGDTTAEGAIRVPESLWGDVANDRLLIAEEDLKTGTAVREYNLNGKYRGRTLGLGLFKAQAEGIALWTCPDGNGYWLATDQFKDRSLFHVFDRKTLEHLGAFAGETVGNTDGVWLQQRASKRFPSGVFYAVHDDMGVGAFDWRDIAKALSLRERCAG; translated from the coding sequence ATGCGCCTGCGCACCGCGCCGCTAATGACCCTGCCCCTGATCGGCACGCTGCTGCTGTCCGCCTGCGCGACCGTCGACCGCGCCGAACGCGAGCCCGACGAAACCGGCGCCGAACCGATGCTGGCCACCGCGCAGGTGCCGCATGCCGTGGTGCACGAGGCCTTCCTCACCGCCAACACGCCGGACGAAAACGTCGACTCGCCCGCCTCTTGGATCGCGCCCGACGGCCGCGTGCTGCTGTTGGCGACGTCCAAGAAGACCAGCCGCCTGATGATCTACGACGGCGACACCGGCGCCGAACTGCGCCGCTACGGCAGCGCTGGCGGCCAACCCGGCCAGTTCCTGCGTCCCAACGGCATCGCCGTGCACGGCGACCGCGTCTACGTGGTCGAACGCGACAACCGTCGCGTGCAGGTGCTGCAGTTGCCCGGCCTGGAATCGCTGGGCAGCTTCGGTACCGCCGAACTCAAGCAGCCCTACGGCCTGTGGGTGCGCGACACCGCCGAGGGCCGCGTCGAAGTGCTGGTCAGCGACGCCTACATGGCCGGCGAAGACGCCAACGGCGACGAAATTCCGCCGCCGCTGGAGCAATTGAACGCGCGTTACAAGGGCTACGAGGTCAGCGGCACCGGCGCATTCACCGCCCGCTACGTCGGCGCCTTCGGCGACACCACCGCTGAAGGCGCGATCCGCGTGCCCGAATCCCTATGGGGCGACGTCGCCAACGACCGCCTGCTGATCGCCGAAGAAGACCTCAAGACCGGCACCGCCGTGCGCGAGTACAACCTCAACGGCAAGTACCGCGGCCGCACCTTGGGCCTGGGCCTGTTCAAGGCGCAGGCCGAAGGCATCGCTCTGTGGACCTGCCCCGACGGCAACGGCTACTGGCTGGCCACCGACCAGTTCAAGGACCGCAGCCTGTTCCACGTATTCGATCGCAAGACGCTGGAGCATCTGGGCGCGTTCGCGGGCGAGACCGTGGGCAATACCGATGGCGTGTGGTTGCAGCAGAGGGCAAGCAAGCGCTTTCCGTCCGGCGTGTTCTACGCCGTGCACGACGACATGGGCGTGGGTGCGTTCGATTGGCGGGATATCGCCAAGGCCTTGTCGCTGCGCGAGCGCTGCGCGGGCTGA
- a CDS encoding molecular chaperone translates to MLPTRASSGAPRVVFALLALATLAIGHDSRAASLQVAPTTIALSPEQTAEGLTLSNTGAQPLHAQLRVFRWTQRDGVDRLDATTDLVLSPPMLELAPGARQLVRVVRSAAPPSDREASYRVIVDELPIEAQDSSRTRLRLALRYSIPVFLLPSATVTAATPTGAILQVRLSDDAGARYVEIGNTGDAHAQLADLSFVGRDGRRVAIAPGLSGYVLPGQRMRWRLPAALVAGPDLRRDGAFEATVNGEPVERRLVPDATSR, encoded by the coding sequence ATGTTGCCCACACGGGCCTCTTCGGGGGCGCCGCGGGTCGTGTTCGCCTTGTTGGCGCTGGCGACCCTGGCGATCGGCCACGACAGCCGCGCGGCGAGTCTGCAGGTGGCGCCGACCACGATCGCGCTGTCGCCCGAGCAGACGGCCGAGGGACTGACCCTGAGCAATACCGGCGCGCAACCGCTGCACGCGCAGCTGCGCGTGTTCCGATGGACGCAGCGTGACGGGGTCGATCGGCTGGACGCCACGACCGACCTGGTGCTCAGCCCGCCGATGCTTGAGCTGGCGCCGGGCGCGCGGCAGCTGGTCCGCGTGGTACGCAGCGCGGCGCCGCCCAGCGATCGCGAGGCCAGCTATCGCGTGATCGTCGATGAGCTGCCGATCGAGGCGCAGGACAGTTCGCGCACGCGTCTGCGGTTGGCGTTGCGCTACTCGATACCCGTGTTCCTGTTGCCGAGCGCGACCGTCACCGCCGCGACGCCGACAGGCGCGATTCTGCAGGTCCGGCTGAGCGACGACGCGGGAGCGCGCTATGTCGAGATCGGCAACACCGGCGACGCGCATGCGCAGTTGGCGGACTTGAGCTTCGTCGGCCGCGACGGCAGGCGCGTCGCCATTGCGCCCGGCTTGTCGGGCTATGTATTGCCCGGTCAGCGCATGCGTTGGCGACTGCCGGCCGCGCTGGTCGCCGGGCCCGATCTGCGGCGCGACGGCGCATTCGAGGCCACGGTCAACGGCGAGCCGGTCGAGCGCAGGCTGGTGCCGGATGCGACGTCGCGGTGA